One region of Drosophila kikkawai strain 14028-0561.14 chromosome 2R, DkikHiC1v2, whole genome shotgun sequence genomic DNA includes:
- the LOC108076212 gene encoding microtubule-associated protein RP/EB family member 1-like isoform X2, with protein sequence MAVNVHSTNVTTENLSRHEMLAWVNDCLQSDFSKVEELCTGAAYCQFMDMLFPSSVPLKRVKFRTNLEHEYIQNFKILQAGFKKMSVDKIIPIDKLVKGRFQDNLEFLQWFKKFFDANYNGKKYDALAAREGAPMVFASVGASSYRRAPVATGRPAGTSVVKPCARVTSRTNDDDSNLTGTATEDAQAVGKDTPEQLVEAMKERDFYFSKLRDIEILCHENEDAQAMPILQRILDILYKPGDGFSASNADPEQEEF encoded by the exons ATGGCAGTCAATGTTCACTCCACCAATGTGACAACAGAGAATCTATCACGCCACGAAATGCTGGCTTGGGTTAACGACTGCCTGCAGTCAGACTTTTCCAAAGTCGAGGAACTATGCACAG GTGCCGCATATTGTCAATTTATGGACATGCTATTTCCCAGTTCAGTGCCTCTAAAGCGTGTGAAATTCCGGACAAATTTGGAACATGAATACATAcagaatttcaaaatattgcAGGCGGGCTTCAAAAAGATGTCTGTCGATAAG ATTATACCCATTGATAAACTGGTAAAAGGTCGCTTCCAAGACAATTTAGAATTTTTGCAgtggtttaaaaaattctttgaTGCCAATTACAATGGCAAGAAGTACGATGCCCTAGCGGCCCGTGAAGGTGCCCCCATGGTCTTCGCTTCCGTTGGTGCCAGCAGCTACCGACGTGCTCCAGTGGCAACTGGACGACCGGCAGGAACGTCTGTAGTGAAGCCGT GCGCCAGGGTGACTTCCCGCACGAATGACGACGACTCTAACTTAACGGGCACTGCAACAGAGGATGCCCAGGCAGTTGGCAAGGATACACCTGAGCAATTGGTAGAAGCGATGAAGGAGCGCGATTTCTACTTTTCCAAATTGCGTGACATTGAGATTCT TTGCCATGAAAATGAGGACGCCCAAGCTATGCCGATTTTGCAGCGCATTCTAGACATCTTGTACAAGCCTGGT GATGGATTTTCCGCCTCAAACGCTGATCCAGAGCAGGAGGAGTTTTGA
- the LOC108076212 gene encoding microtubule-associated protein RP/EB family member 1-like isoform X1: protein MAVNVHSTNVTTENLSRHEMLAWVNDCLQSDFSKVEELCTGAAYCQFMDMLFPSSVPLKRVKFRTNLEHEYIQNFKILQAGFKKMSVDKIIPIDKLVKGRFQDNLEFLQWFKKFFDANYNGKKYDALAAREGAPMVFASVGASSYRRAPVATGRPAGTSVVKPLGARVTSRTNDDDSNLTGTATEDAQAVGKDTPEQLVEAMKERDFYFSKLRDIEILCHENEDAQAMPILQRILDILYKPGDGFSASNADPEQEEF, encoded by the exons ATGGCAGTCAATGTTCACTCCACCAATGTGACAACAGAGAATCTATCACGCCACGAAATGCTGGCTTGGGTTAACGACTGCCTGCAGTCAGACTTTTCCAAAGTCGAGGAACTATGCACAG GTGCCGCATATTGTCAATTTATGGACATGCTATTTCCCAGTTCAGTGCCTCTAAAGCGTGTGAAATTCCGGACAAATTTGGAACATGAATACATAcagaatttcaaaatattgcAGGCGGGCTTCAAAAAGATGTCTGTCGATAAG ATTATACCCATTGATAAACTGGTAAAAGGTCGCTTCCAAGACAATTTAGAATTTTTGCAgtggtttaaaaaattctttgaTGCCAATTACAATGGCAAGAAGTACGATGCCCTAGCGGCCCGTGAAGGTGCCCCCATGGTCTTCGCTTCCGTTGGTGCCAGCAGCTACCGACGTGCTCCAGTGGCAACTGGACGACCGGCAGGAACGTCTGTAGTGAAGCCGT TAGGCGCCAGGGTGACTTCCCGCACGAATGACGACGACTCTAACTTAACGGGCACTGCAACAGAGGATGCCCAGGCAGTTGGCAAGGATACACCTGAGCAATTGGTAGAAGCGATGAAGGAGCGCGATTTCTACTTTTCCAAATTGCGTGACATTGAGATTCT TTGCCATGAAAATGAGGACGCCCAAGCTATGCCGATTTTGCAGCGCATTCTAGACATCTTGTACAAGCCTGGT GATGGATTTTCCGCCTCAAACGCTGATCCAGAGCAGGAGGAGTTTTGA